Proteins co-encoded in one Podarcis muralis chromosome 12, rPodMur119.hap1.1, whole genome shotgun sequence genomic window:
- the LOC114606981 gene encoding large ribosomal subunit protein bL32m-like translates to MAAAALLLVFPSPLPRIQGFLRSCWSQLGCRSPPGAPALAIQGPGFLPEPIEENAESKETPSFLDSIFWMAAPKSRRTIEVNRCRRRNPRNLIKIKRNIDVCPQCGNLKLKHILCGYCYAKVKRETVAIRKEIWAQEGGPHKAPPVETVVLYEGEKARDEDEGKRIIERTRKRPSWFTQD, encoded by the exons ATGGCGGCGGCCGCGCTGCTGCTGGTCTTCCCGTCTCCTTTGCCTCGGATCCAAGGCTTCCTCCGAAGCTGCTGGTCCCAGCTGGGCTGCCGCAGCCCGCCCGGGG CTCCTGCTTTAGCAATTCAGGGTCCAGGTTTTTTGCCTGAACCTATAGAAGAGAATGCTGAAAGTAAGGAGACTCCAAGCTTTCTAGACAGCATATTTTGGATGGCAGCCCCAAAATCAAGGCGGACCATTGAAGTAAATCGCTGCAGGCGAAGGAATCCTAGGAACCTTATAAAAATAAAG CGAAACATTGACGTCTGTCCTCAGTGTGGCAACCTGAAACTGAAGCATATTCTTTGTGGCTATTGTTATGCAAAGGTTAAACGGGAGACAGTTGCCATAAGGAAAGAAATATGGGCACAGGAGGGAGGACCACATAAGGCTCCACCTGTAGAGACTGTTGTACTGTATGAGGGAGAGAAAGCTAGAGATGAAGATGAAGGCAAGCGGATCATAGAACGAACAAGGAAGCGCCCATCTTGGTTCACACAGGACTGA